A single region of the Saprospiraceae bacterium genome encodes:
- the thrC gene encoding threonine synthase, whose translation MKLYSTKDRSTLYDLKEAVMKGLPDDNGLFMPTQLPTLPASFIENLADFSFQEIGFKICKVLFQDTIPDAALHSIVENALGFPAPLVELDAQKYILELFHGPSLAFKDFGARFMSQLMGYFNRDEKEELVILVATSGDTGGAVAAGFYQTPGIKVVILYPSGKVSFLQEKQLTTLGHNISALEVDGTFDDCQALVKQAFLDVELNKKIRLSSANSINIARLIPQSFYYFEAYKQLSKGGNPVVFCVPSGNFGNLTAGLIAREMGLPVHHFIAATNINDVVPAYLSTGNYLPRASKRTLSNAMDVGNPSNFARMLDLYKAVEGINSHENQTWQSMKNAISGYAFDDKKTEKGVLEVKEKYGYILDPHGAVAYLALKEYQQKHPNTRGVILETAHPAKFLDDMERIIGDKLAIPDRLLSLADKEKKAVMTPNKFEFFKDWLLDNY comes from the coding sequence ATGAAACTATACAGTACCAAAGATAGGTCAACCTTATACGATTTAAAAGAGGCTGTAATGAAGGGCTTGCCAGATGACAATGGCTTATTTATGCCCACACAGCTCCCTACCCTTCCGGCTTCCTTTATAGAAAATCTGGCAGATTTTTCTTTCCAAGAAATTGGATTTAAAATATGTAAAGTACTTTTTCAGGACACCATTCCAGATGCAGCGCTTCATTCCATTGTAGAAAATGCATTAGGTTTTCCTGCTCCCTTGGTCGAATTGGATGCGCAAAAATATATTTTGGAGTTATTTCATGGCCCATCCTTAGCATTTAAAGATTTTGGTGCTCGATTCATGTCTCAGTTAATGGGATATTTTAATAGAGATGAAAAGGAGGAATTAGTTATTTTAGTTGCTACTTCGGGAGACACAGGAGGAGCCGTTGCGGCTGGTTTTTATCAAACACCTGGCATAAAAGTAGTGATCCTCTACCCTAGCGGTAAGGTTAGTTTTTTGCAAGAAAAGCAATTGACGACCCTTGGGCATAATATTAGTGCTTTAGAAGTTGACGGTACCTTTGATGATTGTCAGGCATTGGTCAAACAAGCATTTCTAGATGTTGAATTGAATAAAAAGATTCGGCTCAGTTCGGCTAACTCCATTAATATTGCCCGGCTAATCCCTCAATCTTTTTATTATTTTGAAGCATATAAGCAATTGAGTAAAGGCGGTAACCCGGTTGTTTTTTGTGTCCCAAGTGGCAATTTTGGTAATCTAACGGCTGGTTTGATAGCGAGGGAAATGGGCCTACCTGTTCATCATTTCATTGCGGCAACTAATATAAATGACGTTGTTCCGGCCTATTTAAGCACTGGCAATTATCTTCCTAGAGCCTCCAAAAGGACATTGTCTAATGCAATGGATGTTGGAAATCCTTCGAATTTTGCGAGGATGTTAGACCTTTATAAGGCTGTCGAAGGGATAAATTCTCATGAAAACCAGACTTGGCAATCCATGAAAAATGCTATTTCCGGGTATGCTTTTGATGATAAAAAAACGGAGAAGGGCGTTTTAGAAGTGAAAGAAAAGTATGGCTATATACTAGATCCGCATGGTGCAGTTGCTTATTTGGCACTTAAAGAATACCAACAAAAACACCCAAACACCAGAGGTGTGATTTTAGAAACGGCCCATCCGGCTAAGTTTTTGGATGATATGGAGCGCATAATTGGAGATAAATTAGCCATCCCTGACCGGCTTTTAAGCTTAGCTGATAAAGAAAAAAAGGCTGTTATGACCCCTAATAAGTTTGAATTCTTTAAAGATTGGCTGTTGGATAATTACTAA